In Caldisericota bacterium, the following are encoded in one genomic region:
- a CDS encoding IS3 family transposase has translation NHLNLLATDINAFNSKLIDYLIWYNTKRVHKGLNNLSPIDFLKTLSGVSNVCNSYNYLTP, from the coding sequence ACAACCACCTTAATCTATTAGCTACAGATATTAATGCATTCAACTCAAAACTAATCGATTATCTCATCTGGTATAATACTAAGAGAGTTCATAAAGGTCTTAATAATTTGTCGCCTATAGATTTTCTTAAAACATTATCCGGAGTCTCAAATGTATGTAACTCATACAATTATTTGACA